A region from the Sorex araneus isolate mSorAra2 chromosome 6, mSorAra2.pri, whole genome shotgun sequence genome encodes:
- the LOC101543870 gene encoding olfactory receptor 1440-like: MEGQGNHTSGFMFVLLGISADRNLQLILFPVFLGTYLVTLISNLTLITLIRMDSRLHTPMYFFLSVLSFIDVCYSTSINPRMLADFFRDQKSISLIACAIQHFVASSMAQTECCLLAAMAYDRYVAIGNPLQYSTIMVPGLCRIMAAGSLGTGLLCGLVETILAFNLYYCGPNLIQHFFCNVPEIVVLACSNPFISQMTLFLVVTSVGFVSLLIILLSYGYIAASILKISSVKGSLKAFNTCASHLVVVTIFYGTALAVYGNPPSSHSDKQNKILSVFYILITPMLNPLIYSLRNKDIKAALRRGIKTSRH, translated from the coding sequence ATGGAAGGGCAGGGCAATCACACATCTGGTTTCATGTTTGTTCTCCTGGGAATCTCAGCTGACAGAAACCTGCAGCTTATTCTCTTTCCAGTCTTCTTAGGGACCTATCTTGTGACCCTCATTTCAAACCTGACTCTTATCACCCTCATCAGGATGGACTCCCGCTTGCATACacctatgtatttttttctgagtgtCCTTTCATTTATAGACGTTTGTTATTCTACTTCCATCAATCCCAGGATGCTTGCAGATTTCTTCAGAGATCAAAAATCAATTTCTCTTATTGCCTGTGCCATCCAGCATTTTGTGGCATCATCGATGGCTCAGACTGAGTGTTGCCTCCTGGccgccatggcctatgacagataCGTGGCCATTGGTAACCCTCTGCAGTACTCAACCATCATGGTGCCTGGGCTCTGTAGGATAATGGCTGCTGGGTCTCTTGGAACTGGTCTCCTCTGTGGCTTAGTTGAGACAATTCTTGCCTTTAATCTGTACTACTGTGGGCCCAACTTAATTCAACATTTCTTTTGTAATGTTCCTGAGATTGTTGTCTTAGCTTGCTCCAATCCCTTCATCAGCCAAATGACTCTTTTTCTTGTAGTGACATCTGTTGGGTTTGTTTCTTTGCTAATCATCCTGCTATCCTACGGTTACATTGCAGCTTCCATCCTGAAAATATCCTCCGTCAAAGGTAGTCTCAAGGCCTTCAacacctgtgcctcccacctggTGGTTGTCACCATCTTCTATGGCACAGCCCTGGCTGTGTATGGGAATCCTCCTTCTAGCCACTCTGATAAGCAGAACAAGATACTGTCAGTGTTCTACATTCTTATTACCCCCATGTTGAACCCTCTAATCTATAGTTTAAGGAACAAGGATATTAAGGCTGCGTTAAGAAGGGGGATAAAAACGTCAAGACATTAA